The following proteins are encoded in a genomic region of Planococcus lenghuensis:
- a CDS encoding IS200/IS605 family element transposase accessory protein TnpB, whose protein sequence is MKTGSYSQLFFNAYDFEIRHINGLLKRLKQQAGALQFRLRRLEEQLAAREATIPSAVFGGKKRFQSRRHCETAKQKKRWKEDFSSARNKRMRISGRKDAKHGNFVFLYNEQSHTLYLTLPNRKVVAFADVRFPYGQALLDETIQAQRTCPNKKVNGKAIAWELEDHGGYYVIKAIIEIEPNPHTNYSRTTGVIGIDCNVDCFSWCDVSADGNYLASGHIRFPIAGKRSGQVTKAIEAAAINVVRLAKDANKPIALEKLDTTLSRTGDRYGNKKANRMKSLFASRKMAASVKARADKEGVAVFDVHPTYTSVSGKFKHMRRLGISVHESAGLTIGRRALGYNERVPRFLHTFVADRKKTNHHWAQWHDLNKKIDLLPEKIRHLYNMHQPLNGLSLDHLLEMEQLKIRRLI, encoded by the coding sequence GTGAAGACCGGCTCGTACAGCCAGCTTTTCTTCAACGCCTATGATTTCGAAATCCGGCACATCAATGGTCTGCTGAAGCGCTTGAAACAGCAGGCGGGCGCGCTGCAGTTCCGCCTCCGCCGGCTTGAAGAACAGCTGGCAGCACGGGAAGCGACCATTCCAAGTGCTGTCTTCGGCGGCAAAAAGCGCTTTCAATCCCGCCGCCACTGTGAGACGGCCAAACAGAAAAAACGGTGGAAAGAAGACTTCAGTTCCGCCCGAAACAAACGGATGCGGATTTCCGGGCGGAAAGATGCCAAGCACGGTAACTTCGTTTTTCTGTACAATGAACAGTCCCACACCCTGTATTTGACACTTCCGAACCGGAAGGTGGTTGCATTCGCCGATGTCCGCTTTCCGTACGGACAGGCGCTACTGGATGAGACCATTCAGGCGCAGCGCACCTGTCCGAATAAAAAAGTGAACGGCAAGGCCATCGCCTGGGAACTGGAAGACCATGGCGGCTATTATGTGATCAAAGCCATCATTGAGATTGAGCCGAATCCGCACACAAACTATAGCCGCACGACGGGCGTCATCGGCATCGACTGCAACGTGGACTGCTTCTCTTGGTGTGACGTGTCGGCGGATGGCAATTACCTCGCAAGCGGCCACATCCGTTTTCCGATTGCCGGGAAGCGGAGCGGCCAGGTGACAAAAGCAATTGAAGCGGCGGCGATCAACGTCGTCCGCTTGGCGAAAGACGCAAACAAACCGATTGCCCTGGAAAAACTCGATACCACGCTCAGCCGGACCGGCGACCGCTACGGCAACAAAAAAGCCAACCGCATGAAAAGCCTGTTCGCCTCAAGAAAAATGGCGGCCAGCGTGAAAGCGCGAGCGGACAAGGAAGGGGTGGCCGTGTTCGACGTCCATCCCACCTACACCTCCGTCAGCGGCAAGTTCAAGCACATGCGCCGGCTCGGCATCAGCGTCCATGAAAGCGCCGGCCTCACCATCGGCCGGCGGGCGCTCGGGTACAACGAACGGGTTCCGCGCTTCCTGCACACCTTTGTCGCCGACCGTAAGAAAACGAACCACCACTGGGCGCAGTGGCACGACCTGAACAAAAAAATCGACCTGTTGCCGGAGAAGATCCGCCACTTGTACAACATGCACCAGCCACTGAATGGCTTGTCCCTGGACCACTTGTTGGAAATGGAACAATTGAAAATCAGAAGACTGATATAA
- a CDS encoding acyl-CoA thioesterase translates to MRAAYINDFEQWKEEFRFAVPVTVRFSDTDMFGHLNNTVPFTYFEYARIEYFKELGLMQQWLDGNGDKIIVVADLQCDYAKQVFFDEELAIHVKAGKMGTSSVDLHYWGTNAQGETCLTGRGTIVQISKATGKSAAWEENEKALFDSVTGTSVRAAQQ, encoded by the coding sequence ATGCGCGCTGCCTATATTAATGATTTTGAACAATGGAAAGAAGAGTTCCGGTTTGCCGTGCCAGTGACGGTCCGGTTTTCTGATACGGATATGTTCGGCCATTTGAATAATACTGTACCGTTTACATATTTTGAATATGCCCGCATCGAATATTTCAAGGAACTGGGCCTTATGCAGCAATGGCTCGATGGAAATGGCGATAAAATCATCGTCGTTGCTGATCTGCAATGTGATTATGCCAAGCAAGTCTTTTTTGATGAAGAGCTGGCGATCCATGTGAAAGCGGGGAAGATGGGGACTTCATCAGTTGATCTCCATTATTGGGGAACGAATGCCCAAGGCGAGACATGCTTGACGGGGCGGGGAACCATCGTGCAGATTTCAAAAGCGACCGGGAAGAGTGCTGCCTGGGAGGAGAACGAAAAAGCCTTGTTTGATTCAGTGACAGGGACATCGGTGAGAGCAGCACAGCAGTAA
- a CDS encoding MarR family winged helix-turn-helix transcriptional regulator, whose amino-acid sequence MNKEKQAIHNEERVAFVEKELRYISGIIKQKGRELLNSYTITPPQFVALQWLFEHGDMTIGDLSNKMFLAFSTTTDLVDRMEKNELVLRVRDEQDRRVVRIHLLKEGERIIEEVIKKRQHYLQDVLTDFSPDEVKQLSTLLEKLHREMK is encoded by the coding sequence ATGAATAAGGAAAAACAGGCAATTCATAATGAAGAACGTGTGGCGTTCGTGGAAAAAGAACTCCGCTATATTTCCGGCATTATTAAGCAGAAAGGCCGGGAATTGCTGAATTCATATACAATCACACCACCGCAATTCGTTGCGCTGCAATGGCTGTTCGAGCACGGGGACATGACAATCGGCGATTTGTCGAACAAAATGTTCCTGGCATTCAGCACCACGACGGATCTTGTGGACCGGATGGAAAAAAATGAACTTGTGCTCCGGGTCCGGGATGAACAGGACCGGCGCGTTGTGCGGATTCACCTGCTCAAAGAAGGCGAACGGATCATTGAAGAAGTCATCAAGAAACGACAGCATTACCTGCAGGATGTCCTGACCGATTTTTCACCGGATGAAGTGAAACAGCTGTCGACCCTGCTTGAAAAACTGCACCGGGAAATGAAATAA
- the racE gene encoding glutamate racemase, with the protein MNAPIGVMDSGVGGLTVAKEIIRLLPAEQVVYIGDNARCPYGPRPFHEVRKYTWQLAEKLMQQGVKMIVIACNTATAAALKSLQKHLPIPVIGVIFPGARAAIKASATKKIVVLGTNGTIESGAYEHAIKSLQSASVIIPLACPKFVPLVESREHEGEFARRMVTETLAPIKQLSFDTAILGCTHYPLLQPFIEKELGERVTVLSSAAETARDAKKYLEHEGTLADRTEPPKHIFYTTGSVPIFRETVSDWLQLDEPDVRTIRFI; encoded by the coding sequence GTGAATGCACCTATAGGGGTCATGGACTCCGGTGTCGGAGGCCTGACTGTGGCAAAAGAAATTATCCGGCTGCTTCCGGCTGAACAAGTGGTGTATATTGGAGATAATGCCCGCTGTCCATACGGGCCGCGGCCATTCCATGAAGTGCGGAAGTATACGTGGCAGCTGGCGGAAAAACTTATGCAACAAGGCGTGAAAATGATCGTGATTGCCTGCAATACGGCGACTGCCGCTGCATTGAAATCCCTGCAGAAGCATTTGCCGATTCCGGTAATCGGTGTTATTTTTCCGGGAGCGCGTGCGGCGATCAAAGCATCGGCCACAAAAAAAATCGTCGTGCTTGGCACGAATGGAACGATTGAAAGCGGAGCGTACGAACATGCGATCAAATCGCTGCAATCTGCTTCAGTCATTATTCCGCTCGCTTGTCCGAAGTTTGTCCCGCTTGTTGAGAGCCGGGAGCATGAAGGCGAATTTGCGCGGAGAATGGTAACGGAAACACTGGCGCCGATCAAGCAGCTGTCGTTTGATACGGCGATTCTTGGCTGCACGCATTATCCGCTGTTGCAGCCGTTTATTGAAAAGGAGCTCGGGGAACGGGTGACGGTTCTATCATCCGCTGCGGAGACCGCCCGGGATGCCAAGAAGTACTTGGAGCATGAGGGCACACTCGCGGACAGGACCGAACCACCGAAGCATATTTTCTATACGACCGGCTCCGTGCCGATTTTCAGGGAAACTGTGAGCGACTGGCTGCAATTGGATGAACCGGATGTCAGGACTATCCGTTTTATTTAA
- the rph gene encoding ribonuclease PH: MARHDGREATELRNIQIEKDYLIHPEGSVLITVGQTKVICTATIEAKVPHFLRGQGKGWVTAEYSMLPRATNQRTQREASRGKIGGRTMEIQRLIGRALRAVIDLEKLGERTIWVDCDVIQADGGTRTASITGAFVALSLACAKLDLPVFPVTDYLAATSVGVLEEAGAVLDLDYSEDSKAEVDMNLVMTGAGQFVEIQGTGEEATFSRAQLNELLDLGEAGIQRLVAVQKEVLGDISSRIGEKAGTIQ; encoded by the coding sequence ATGGCAAGACATGATGGAAGAGAAGCGACTGAATTACGGAATATACAGATTGAAAAGGATTATTTGATTCATCCGGAAGGCTCGGTGCTTATTACGGTGGGGCAGACGAAAGTGATCTGCACGGCGACGATAGAAGCAAAAGTGCCGCATTTTTTGCGCGGACAGGGCAAAGGCTGGGTGACAGCTGAGTACTCGATGCTGCCACGAGCGACAAATCAGCGAACGCAGCGTGAAGCTTCCCGCGGTAAAATCGGCGGACGCACAATGGAAATTCAGCGCCTGATCGGCCGGGCGTTGCGTGCCGTCATCGACCTAGAAAAACTCGGTGAACGGACTATTTGGGTGGATTGTGATGTCATTCAGGCAGACGGCGGAACCCGGACCGCTTCGATTACCGGTGCATTCGTTGCGTTGTCTCTCGCGTGCGCAAAACTGGATCTGCCGGTATTTCCAGTGACGGATTATTTGGCAGCAACGAGCGTCGGTGTATTGGAAGAAGCTGGTGCGGTGTTGGATCTGGACTACAGTGAAGATTCCAAAGCGGAAGTCGACATGAACCTTGTCATGACCGGGGCAGGCCAATTCGTTGAAATCCAAGGGACCGGCGAAGAAGCGACATTTTCCCGTGCGCAGCTGAACGAATTGCTGGACCTCGGTGAAGCGGGCATCCAGCGACTGGTTGCCGTGCAGAAAGAAGTGCTCGGTGACATCAGCAGCCGAATCGGAGAAAAGGCGGGAACTATCCAATGA
- a CDS encoding XTP/dITP diphosphatase yields MKQIIIATNNKGKAKDFEALLNPLGYEVLTLQDIEEEIDVEETGTTFEENAILKAEETAKILNKPVISDDSGLEIDALNGEPGIYSARYAGGEKSDSANIDKVLSKLEGVPEEQRTARFRCVLAIAAPGEQTETFSGSCEGRILNGRRGEHGFGYDPIFYVPELDKAMAELAPEQKAKISHRGNALRELKAAMPSWLS; encoded by the coding sequence ATGAAACAAATCATTATCGCAACGAATAATAAAGGGAAAGCAAAGGATTTTGAAGCGCTCCTCAATCCATTGGGTTATGAAGTGCTGACTTTGCAGGATATTGAAGAAGAGATCGATGTGGAAGAGACCGGTACGACATTCGAGGAGAACGCTATCCTGAAAGCGGAAGAAACAGCGAAAATCCTGAATAAACCGGTGATTTCCGATGACAGCGGACTTGAGATCGATGCGCTGAACGGGGAACCGGGCATCTACTCGGCCCGTTATGCAGGCGGCGAGAAAAGTGATAGCGCCAATATCGATAAAGTGCTGTCAAAGCTTGAAGGCGTACCGGAAGAACAGCGTACGGCCCGCTTCCGCTGTGTGCTGGCAATTGCAGCACCGGGTGAGCAGACAGAGACATTCTCGGGTTCTTGCGAGGGACGGATTCTAAACGGACGCCGGGGAGAACATGGTTTTGGGTATGATCCGATCTTTTACGTGCCGGAACTTGATAAGGCCATGGCGGAACTCGCGCCGGAGCAGAAAGCGAAGATCTCTCATCGCGGAAACGCCCTGCGTGAGCTGAAGGCAGCAATGCCATCGTGGCTGAGCTAA
- a CDS encoding HEPN domain-containing protein has translation MKVAFISILSNLEIRTEINSNSYAGMELIKAGANIRGYQDRQFMNSIGTFTFRGFMNKPCLYMNEEMAPEGSRLSQMTEGMIRVRGVVEYILLSLWLVKDNAVNADLIVSRSEDGHIIENKAKTTLSTSDGEFGSTQFSEQELKDSQRWFSLLGETAFGNGVEKRGMPGETTAFFHYIESDKLSPYHRADRFQRMLRFIALARSQSSLFAKITFYISALEAALSTSSSESDVQVTDSASRVLGNDSDERLQLTRIISTAYAFRSTYIHGSVHDQENFKNKMVPFESAAELADGMDSILRKMTKDFLTELNHVPALPEEEFSVWIKGFPG, from the coding sequence ATGAAAGTAGCTTTTATTTCAATTTTATCCAACCTGGAAATACGGACGGAAATTAACAGTAACAGCTATGCCGGCATGGAGCTAATAAAGGCGGGAGCCAATATACGAGGTTACCAGGATCGGCAATTCATGAATTCGATCGGAACGTTCACTTTCAGAGGATTTATGAACAAGCCCTGTCTTTATATGAATGAAGAAATGGCTCCGGAAGGAAGCAGGCTGTCCCAAATGACTGAAGGAATGATAAGAGTCCGCGGTGTGGTGGAATATATTTTACTTTCTCTTTGGTTGGTTAAGGATAACGCGGTCAATGCGGATCTTATAGTCAGCAGATCAGAGGATGGCCACATCATAGAAAACAAAGCAAAAACCACACTTTCAACAAGTGATGGAGAATTCGGAAGCACCCAGTTTTCCGAGCAGGAGTTAAAAGATTCGCAGCGGTGGTTTTCTTTGCTTGGAGAAACTGCTTTTGGCAATGGTGTCGAAAAGCGGGGAATGCCGGGGGAAACAACTGCTTTTTTTCATTATATAGAATCGGATAAATTATCTCCCTATCACAGAGCCGATAGGTTTCAGCGCATGCTGCGATTTATTGCGCTGGCGCGTTCACAGTCGTCCTTATTTGCGAAGATTACCTTTTATATTTCAGCTTTAGAGGCAGCGCTGTCTACATCGTCTTCGGAATCGGACGTTCAAGTAACAGATAGCGCTTCCAGGGTTTTAGGGAATGATTCTGACGAACGGCTCCAACTCACCAGGATCATATCGACTGCTTATGCTTTCAGATCCACTTACATTCATGGCTCCGTACACGATCAGGAAAACTTCAAGAACAAAATGGTACCCTTCGAAAGTGCTGCAGAACTTGCTGATGGAATGGACAGTATTCTGAGAAAGATGACGAAAGATTTTCTGACGGAGTTAAACCATGTGCCGGCTTTGCCAGAAGAAGAATTCAGTGTATGGATTAAAGGATTTCCTGGATGA
- a CDS encoding DUF6241 domain-containing protein → MKTFKHVVIVLGLIAALAVGGYYYIKQDLASPDELAQTAEEINEREQHKGEVRENDVEVSMEESEVQTYLHQMTHQHVIASEKWGSVESNPQNIENLLTIVQANRNEYEHSAYYIGVLEQWREGNFSNAVSVHNFVWKLQGGTVGKATGLLSEEEKKQFAEENFSD, encoded by the coding sequence ATGAAGACCTTTAAACATGTAGTAATCGTTTTGGGACTGATTGCAGCGCTCGCAGTCGGCGGGTATTATTACATCAAACAAGACTTGGCTAGTCCAGACGAATTAGCCCAGACTGCTGAAGAAATCAATGAACGAGAGCAACACAAAGGGGAAGTTCGTGAAAATGACGTGGAAGTAAGCATGGAAGAATCCGAAGTGCAAACCTACCTCCACCAAATGACACACCAACATGTCATAGCCAGCGAAAAATGGGGAAGTGTTGAAAGCAACCCGCAGAACATTGAAAACTTGCTGACCATCGTGCAGGCCAACCGAAACGAGTATGAGCATAGCGCCTATTATATAGGCGTATTGGAACAATGGCGGGAAGGGAATTTCAGCAATGCCGTATCGGTTCATAACTTCGTTTGGAAGCTTCAAGGCGGGACAGTCGGGAAAGCAACCGGATTACTGAGCGAGGAAGAGAAGAAACAGTTTGCCGAAGAAAACTTCAGTGATTGA
- a CDS encoding SDR family NAD(P)-dependent oxidoreductase, protein MHLLYFGGDPINQQLNGKIALVTGGSKGLGKAISKGLASAGATVFINYATDQETAQLTVQEITDSGGNAFPVQGDVTDEQEAAHIVTEVTDRFNQPIDILVNNATGPQPELSIENSTWQDYEDQLKFFAKAPLLLTKAVLPGMKKIGAGRIITIGSEVVQLGTPNFANYVTAKSAQLGMTRSWANELGRHAITVNLVNPGFIPVERHQHLDPAVIDQYTQDVPLETTGKPQDIADVVMFLASDASRFITGQSISVNGGKTFGI, encoded by the coding sequence CTGCATCTTCTTTATTTTGGAGGCGATCCCATCAACCAACAGCTTAACGGAAAAATCGCATTGGTCACCGGCGGATCAAAAGGACTCGGAAAAGCGATCAGTAAAGGCCTGGCCTCTGCTGGCGCCACCGTTTTCATCAATTACGCCACGGATCAGGAAACGGCACAATTGACTGTTCAGGAAATCACCGACAGTGGCGGGAATGCATTCCCAGTGCAGGGAGACGTGACGGATGAACAGGAAGCAGCACACATCGTGACGGAAGTTACAGATCGTTTTAACCAGCCAATTGATATTCTTGTTAATAACGCGACCGGTCCGCAGCCTGAACTGTCCATAGAAAACAGCACGTGGCAGGATTATGAAGATCAGTTGAAATTTTTTGCCAAAGCCCCACTCCTCCTGACAAAAGCTGTATTGCCGGGCATGAAAAAGATCGGGGCCGGCCGGATCATCACCATCGGAAGTGAAGTGGTGCAGCTCGGCACGCCCAACTTCGCCAATTATGTGACAGCAAAATCAGCCCAGCTAGGCATGACGCGATCCTGGGCCAATGAACTTGGGCGACATGCAATCACTGTGAACTTGGTGAATCCCGGCTTTATTCCGGTCGAGCGCCATCAGCATCTCGATCCGGCCGTTATCGACCAATACACGCAAGACGTGCCGTTGGAGACGACCGGAAAGCCGCAAGACATTGCTGACGTAGTCATGTTTCTTGCTTCAGACGCTTCCCGGTTCATCACCGGGCAGTCGATTTCCGTGAATGGCGGAAAAACATTTGGAATCTAA